CTCATCCCAGAGGTAGTGTCGATGCTGCCGTGACTCTCTTAGTTGCAGTGCAAGGTTGCTACGCAGTTTCAAGGTTGAGGAAGAGAAGGATAACTTCTTGTTATAATATTGAAGAGTGACTAAACCCCAGAGCTTTGGATGACTACCATGGAAATTCAAAAAATGCCTCtagaacaggaaaaaaagtatacattttGGCAGGGCTGGATAAGGAGGGCTAAGACACGCCAAGATGTGTCGATCGTCGGCTCATTTTTCATAACCAGTGTAGCGTTAAAATGACAGCTCAATCCTTTTCACTTTTCTGTTAACTTAAAATTAAGACATTAGCACATTAAATGACATCTGGTGATAACAATGTGCGTTCGACACTGgcaaattgttacatttttacaaatttagCTCCTGGCTAGTTAGCAAGCTAACTTGCTAATTCCACCgtgctttcatgctacagttaCAGACCATTAAAGAGTGCCACATGAACTGCTGGACTTTGGGGGGGGTTGTAAGTTACAAAAGCTGCCTACATATGCGTCACCTGCTTCAAGATCAGACcattagaaaaatgtaattgcaataGCCGGGTTTTAACCAGTAGACAGCAGTTGCTATGCATATTTATAACACAATATGTAGAATTCAGATGCTTTGCACTGAAATGTCAAGAGTCATCCATCAGCAACaccaataaatacatatacacattgGTTTTCAGCTGAACAAAGTGGTTTGCGGGGTTTAGTTACTCTTTAAACTATAAAGTGATATCCTCTAATTTGCAGCCATCTGACCACTAGTTACAATCAGCATTAACTGAATTAAGCAACAAGCAAATTCTCCACTATGAGTAAAATATAACAAAGTTTAAgttttgaaatggaaaatgcATAGTAATCCTTGTCACTGCAAAGTAGGGTTATTGTTAGTCCAATGTCTTTAGAATACATTGACCTTTTAGATGTACTTGTGTCATAGTTACCCCAGGTTTCTTGTTTAGATTAAGTTTAGTAAGTGGGGTCACTGTAGGAGGTTCACACTACGAGCGACTAAAGCAACAAAACGGCTACATTGTCTGGCGAGTCGCGGTTGAAGTGTTGCTCAAGCGCTTCCTGACGTAGTTCTGTTGTTAAATAGCACTGGGAACTGGCTAATGGCATTTTTGTTTGATGAAATGAAACCGggtgaaaattatttttttacagcgCCATTCCTTCTTTGATTCATAGCATCGTGTCAGCAATCAGTTTGTAGCTTCATGTACCCGGCTTccattgaaaatgacttttGGAATGCTGCTGAGTTGCTCATAGtgtgaacaaaacacaaattgcATTTCCACACACTGACTGAAGTTCAAAGTCGGGGCCTACTTTAAGACTGATATAATCCACAAATATGAGAAATTGTTTGCCATGGTTTTAAACACTGTCTAGACGCTGCACACATCATGGCCAGATTAATTGCTGTTGTGTAATTCATTGCATCAGTTCACCTGGaatgaatagtaaaaaaaaagcatttgtatACCTCCGAGCTGAAGTGGTTTGATTTATGGGAGGTTTGTGTCTACTGAAGGGGAGACGATTACATACATAATTCAACCTGTCTCCGATTAGAGGCTGCTGTGAAATATCTCTGCAATATCTTTAAAAGGACGTCGGCTCTAGTTGATGTTCTCGTTCACTTTGTTCATCAGACGACCCCGACAGTGAATATAAAAgtgggaaatgtattttgtttaatcTTTGCCAAAAATGAAACTTCACTCTTTGTCTTTAGACCCACTTGGAGTTCAAAACAAGCAATTCACAAACCGCTAAAAGACAAAGgcttaattacattttgtcagatgtttaaaataaaacctcatttaaaaaatacccaAATCAAGTGATGTCAGGCAGAAATTATGTGATAACAGCTACTAATAAATACTCAACTCAACTTAACACCATCTTCCCTTTTCTGCAATGGTAGGCCTTTGGTTTTAACCCCATGGAGGATATGTACGTGTCCAAATCTGCGGTGGTGTTCGCCGGCTTTTACCTCTTCTTCTTTACCGAAAAGGTCCTCAGAGTGCTTCTCAAACAGAAAAACGGGGTGAGTACATACGCAGCGAGACTGACGGGGAtaaatattgtttgttattgtaatATAAAAGCTGTCAAAGCAGGaagcagctgaaaaacaaagaagccAACAAGTTGGTGCTCAAAACCAAACAGAATGTGCAACAGACACCTTCATGTATCCTTAAAATCAGCTATTATGCAAATTAGGTATTTTatcaatttgtgttttaatcagCAATATGTTTTATGGCATCTTGTTGTGTATATAAACATTTCCTACTTAAAACAAAGAATGTCTTCAAATCTATATTGAGTTGATAGTCCACtagtttagtctttttttttttttaaacaatcttTTCGTCTACTCTTCAAAGCATTTTTTGGAAGATGCATTAAAGCATCGAGATAGATTTGGTTTAATTAGAATTTCTTCGGTATTCTTCTTTCAATCAAAAAGATTTGCTACTTTACAATTGAACCTGGGTGAGTTGTAAGACTCACAAAAAATGCCGTTATTTAATATGCTATAAACAGTGGTTGAAGTTTAACAGCGAGGACAGTGAGATGAGCTGGTATTTATGGCAGGTTTAAACAGTTTGTATCCAAGGTCAACCCTCAAAGATACGGTACGACGAGCATGAAACCAGATCtccaaaacaaatgagaaactTATGTTGTCTCttgacttttttgtcatttgtttcctttaatcAAGAAGAGTTGACTTTCAACCCACAAGTTAAACAGATAATGGAACAGTCAAGCAATACCAGACTTTCTCTATGCAACTCGGTTGAAGAGGAACCTTTTGCCGATACCAGTATATGTCATGAGTATGGcaaatgtacacaaatattGCTCGTTAGATAAACAAATTAGTGTGTATTGCGAAAGAACTTTCAGACAAAACTctctaaagcaaaaaaaagtcttcaatattttattttgaagggtttTAGCTACAATTTGCTTGGAAACATGgaaaaactttgaaaaactgTGATAAGCCTTTTAGGCTTTTGGCCTCTCTAAATACTCtattaatatgttatattgttttgttagATGCTACTTTTTATGTGCTTttaaacaaaagagaagaagTACAGATTATTCAGACAGCTTTATAGATTTCCACTCTTTTTTCAGACCAAACTCTTTAAcgtaaaataaagttttttcaataaaaaaattgtcatcacaatatttatatattttctaggtgtctaaaatacttCCACAGCAGCATACAACCCTACTTCAAAACTtccgaactatccctttaacataCCAAGCCAGTTTGTCACATTGTACATTTAAACGATTTCTCAGATCATTTCTTCCGAGCACCATCATGACACATAATTTATATTGTTCCTGTTAGTATGATCTGTGGCAGGTTTAACCAGTTGGACTGGCCATTGGGGCCAGAGGCGGTGGTGGTTCAAGTTCACAGGGGTTTTACTTATCTTGATGTGAATCTTAACTTTATGTAACATAGTTTCCTCatctgtactgtactgtacatgcacTAGTAGACTGACGTTTGTTCAGCTGTTTAACGTCACAAAGTTTAAAGACACCAGTCGAGGATAATCCTATTTTTGACCTTTGACTGTTTATATTTAAGTACACTATTACTTAATTATTTGTTGTCATAGACAAGCATATAATAGCGTATTAAATATTCGGTGCTTTCATCAATGGGTTATGGGCTAGTTTTGTTGCCTCTATGAGTGATGGACGGTGACTTGACAGACATTCGTAAGTTTGAGGATCTTCCAGAATGCCCCtggattttttaattttcatttatgattatttattttacatttacttctacatatttacatattattttgttattagtttctgacttgtttttgttttttataatacaatgaaactaaataacgattaaaaaaaaaaatcaaatattattCAGTTAAGTTATTCTAATGTTTAAATCAAGACTGGGGGAGACCTGTGATAAGCCTTTTGGCCTccctgtatgtatgtatgtatatatatatatatctatatctatcaaGGGAGGccatatatattgttttgttaaatgctccttttttatttgctatttaaacaacagaaaagagggacagattaatcaaaaaactatatatatttaagaataTTGGAAATAATCATAACATGCAACTGTTTTCTGATCAAATAACATTAGAAGGTTCTCTGGCTGcatcatgttttgtttctttgtgtgtttgttttctttttgattttgaatGTCTAGTATTGAATCCATGCTGAACAAACGTTAAGTTTTAGTTCATGGCTTTCTTTCACTGCTTTATTTCCTTTCCCCCCTTCATGTGGTGGAGTATTTTATTAATAGCTGTGATGTTATCTGATTATTTGGCCATGGAAAATGGACCATTAACGGTTTCGGGGTGGCTTTATTTTTTTGGCTCATGGCCACTTGGCGACGTTGCCTTCTCTGCCTATTTGCTTAAGAGCAGCAGTAGTGTACGTGTCAGTTGTTCTGGAAATACAGATATACAAATCACTTTGGTAAACGTACAGCAGCGTTATAACTTGCAGATTTTCCTCTTAATTATAAATTTAAACCAGCTTTTGTAAAATTATAAGCTGCAGACGTTTATAGAGATTTCCAGTGAGGCTGATTTCATTCACAAAAGAGCAGCAGTGAATGTACAGTTAAGGGTTTGATTGTGGGACAGTTGCTCCACCTTGTGGTTACTGTGCTTTGGGTCATGTGGTCCAGCCCACATAATTAACGCTCGTTGACCCATATTTGCACCTACAATGCTGCCGCCaagaaatagacaaaaaaagcCAATTAACAGCTCCAAATCTGTCGGTGTCGtcttgaaaatgtgtttgtgtaattggTGTGTGAAGTATTGAGAGGAGAATCTGCTCACTGTAATGTCAGGGGGAAAAGCTCTGTTGAAGCTCTCTTGGGCAACGCTGcatttgttctgtttccatgaGAGTTTTTCCCAAACTCACCCTTTACCTGTGACGACGTTGTAGGTTTATGATCAATGTCCTTAATgcaaattttaataaaaagtcacaCAGAATCCCAGACGAATCATTGGAGTACTGTGAGTGTTAACACTACAGCTACCAGTTGTTCATTTTCATCTATTTAACATcttttttgggggagttttGACCTACTATCTATTTAAACTTTAGTTTATGGGGTTTAATCCTGTTTTATATTGCTTTAGGCTAAATTAATACACATTGAAAaggcaaaatacatttttaaaatctatGAATAAACTGTAGacttcaacaaaacaaacacattttaataatttacttAATGTAGAATAAGGACATTAAGTTAAAATCAAATTTCtgacatgttgttttattttgtttattttgcaattgCTTAATTCAATACAGATCAAAAAggttataatcattaaaaactGGAGGCTACATCGaacaatcaacagaaaaataataaacacatataatgAATTAACTTCAGAAGATTCAGAAGAAGGACATcaagtaaaagttaaaaacaaaatcatgatAATTACGTGTTGTTTTAATTACACTACTGGGAATAAAGAAACGCAGCgctctgtatttattaatttttacaaatgttttattttgtcacacatGTTAAAggtcaaatacatttaaaactcaTTAATAAACTTTAAGCCACAACAAACAATCAACAACAAAGTGAAAGTTAAACTGCCTCTCTGTTCTTCTCTCATTGATTTTCAAAAAGTCAAGGTTATAAGGAAATATCTAGCAATCGTTCATGTCTaatatttatgaataatatattctGTACTGATCGTGATGTCTGTTTTTCCCGCTCAGAGCCACGGTCACAGTCACATCCCCGACACGGATCGGTACTCGACGCCCGACGGCGATGTGGAGGAGGGCGAGaaggagaagctgcagcagaacgGAGAAGCCAGCAGTCTGGCTCTGGGGAAGGTGGACGCAGGGGAGGGCGAGCTCATGCTCAGTCCTGCTCAGACACCACAGGTAAAGGTGGAGGGAGATTTCTAAATGTAGTAGTTGAAGTTTCATCTAGGAATATTAGTTCATAAAACCAGTATCATAAAGGGACACAAGAGGCGACATtgttaatatgattattaatatcgTCATtgttattatagttattatagttattgttttattattatttttactactactaatattgttactattattggtattattattttgacagaTCCTTTTTTTGAATGTCTGAACTCTTTCACTGTAATAATGTGCGTTAAAAAGTGGTTCATCCACAGAACTTAAggtttaaatgcaaatgttaatGCATGATGTTAAAAAATAGATCAACATATTCAATGGTAATTTAAGACGGTGGAGCCCTTCAAAgggtttgaaaatgtattatttatttttaaaaaattgaaaatgttaagAATAAGTTTAAAGTTCtaatattattttctcaaaaactTCATAATTTTACCTCCTCTGGCCTCTAACACTTATTCAGGTGAAACAAACTGAGACTTTAAGTAGAGAAAATAGACTTCCCAAATGTTGGGGACCACTGATTTAAGATGcaaaaatcatataaataaattataaatgatattTCAAACCAGTTTGATATCAAGCCAAATGCTgctatatttaaattgtattttatattaaatacatgacTCAGCAGCCGCTTCCGAGTGAAACCTTATGAGACTAAGAGAGCCCATGATGGGATATATAACCAGCTTTTGGGATGATTATTTTTCCTGCAGTATTTCATGATGCCTCGTCAATGTTTTTCGGCTCACCTCTTTTCGTCTTTTCGCCATATTGGCAGAGTTTTAGTTTTCACCCCAAAAATCACATGtacatagaaaataaacacaaaatgctcCTCATCCCACCTCTACTGAAAATTGACCGCCTTCATGTTGCCGAGCTCGGCTTGGCAGTAAATTGAGCACaatctattatattttatctagtataaaatattatgttaatctcaatattatattgtaatatatattacattattaatgcAATACAAGCTGGATTAGGCGCCGAGACGCCATCGGCACAGGATGCTACTTATTAATTTACCAGAACGTCtcataataaagaataataaagaagcACATACTTTTTCATGATGTTCAATTTGCATATTGCTGTTCTGCCCACACATACTAACCTCTAACGGGTCTCCTTCGCTCTGTTCATCACCATAGGACTCCCAGAGCCCGGACAGCGGGGGGCGGCCCGGCAGGGGCGGCTGCTATTGGCTGAAGGGGACGTCCTACTCCGACATCGGCACGCTGGCCTGGATGATCACGTTGAGCGATGGCCTGCACAACTTCATCGACGGCCTGGCCATCGGcgcctccttcacctcctccgtCTTCCAGGGCATCAGCACCTCCGTGGCCATCCTGTGCGAGGAGTTCCCCCACGAGCTCGGTGAGTCGGGAGATGATTTCTCCAAAACACTGCGGCCTTGAATTCTAACTTCATTGTCTCTTCCTaatcttctctttctgtttccagGAGACTTTGTGATCCTGCTGAACGCTGGCATGAGCATACAGCAGGCTCTGTTCTTTAACTTCCTGTCGGCGTGTTGCTGTTACCTCGGCATGGGCTTTGGCATCCTGGCCGGCAACAGCTTCTCCCCAAACTGGATCTTCGCCCTGGCAGGAGGGATGTTCCTCTACATCGCTCTGGCAGACAtggtcagtgttttttttttggggggggatgaGATCACCACAGATGAATGTGTTGTAAGGGAGGATGGGTTCTCATTTAAACATAAGTAGACTCCTTTTAAGAGAAAGTATGTCACATTCAGTACATTTGGTTTGATAATGTCAGGAAGTAAAAATCTGTCACTGTCAGGTTTAGTACAGTAAATCCATATTTATGTcttcacacacataaaaagaaGATCTATTTAAGAGGTAAATCTCCAGAAGCACTTAATAAAGGTCACACGCATTGGTCTAACAAATGAAGTTCTTTATACTAATAGTGCTGCTGGAGTTCTACCTCTTACACCTTGGAAGGAGATAAAGTTGTGCTGGAAATCAGGACTTCTAAAAGATTttgttacatatatttaataaaggAAACACAAGTCGTTAAACCACTGCCTGTATTAAATTACAGGTATTGTcatggaaaaagaaacagactCACATAATgaaattatcatttatttatcctttatttatgcAGGGGGACCTGATTTTCAATATAAAAGATACCTGGCCTTTTATTATGTGATTCAATAATGATATTAGTATCATAAGAAAATTGAAGGTTAAGTGACTTCAGTATGGTctattgtcattttaagaattttctagcatattttgatgattttggGGGATAATGTAATGAATCGCAATTATTTTGGCCAGGATAATGGTGAGATAAAATGTTCATATCATCCCCATGCCttcaccccaaaaaataaatgtcattatcTGTACTGATATTTACACTGATTGCCAGTAGTTTATGCAGTTTTTAGGATAGTTCCTTCATCTGACATTATGCTGCTGCAGTTAAATTGAATGTGTGGAACTAAACTGACTACTAACTTAAGGAATCAGCTATTGTTTTAATCGCACCTCACTAAAGTAGTAACTTCAAGACTTTCAGTCTATAGTTTGTGTCAAGCTACAAATAAACTGGATCATACGCTACAATAAAGCTGATAAAGGCCTAAgtcttttaaacttttaatacAGGCTTTCTGTTGAAGATGATTGTAGCTGGAATACTCAGATGATGTCatttgagtcattttctcagacttcACAAGCTCCTCCCCATTCAGAAGACATACAGCTGATATTACAGGCTGTGAAATACTACATCTATTCAATTTATGgacatttaagttaaaaaagttccttatctctcttctttttttttgtctctcagtTTCCAGAGATGAATGAGGTGAGTCGGGAGGAAGAGGACGCCGGCGGCCGCagcttcctcctcgtcttcgCCATCCAGAACGCCGGCCTGCTGACGGGCTTCGCCATCATGCTGCTCCTCACCATGTACTCTGGACAGATACAGCTGGGTTAGCGCCGGACACACCAGCTCTGACCGGCGTGAAATTCAAaactgagatgttttttttgtggagggaacttttttcttctcctctttatCTTCCTCCCGTCCTCGGTGTCCAGGACAGTTTGGCTGCTGTGCGGCAGGTACGCACACGTCCTctatcaaaaaaatgtttgagtaGCGGATCATTCCGAGTTCTCTCATGCAGTAGATCCCGGGCAGAGCGGGAAGCAGccttctttttcatgttttatcgACCTTCTCCCTTACAGCTGCTCCCTCTAACGGTCCAGAAATGTCACCTGAAGTTATGGCTCAGCCTGCAGAGACGACTTAAAGACTTTTTCCAAAAACTGACGTGCAATACTTGCCCAGTCACTCAAAACTTTTTCCTCTATTCTCCAGACTACTGATCAGCCATTTTGGCTCCGGATCTTGTATTTTTTTCGTTCCCCTCGGTGGATGTCATTGAGCCTAAAGTGTTGAGAATCACAAGATAAGGAGTATTTATATCACTAATCCTTGTGAGAAAAGCACAATCAGGTTACAGCAGCTGTGTCATTGACATCCTTCTCATCCAGACTTTAACCTACTGccctcttcccttttttttctttttcattacatACCAAAAACAAATCGTTTCTGAACCTAAACTGGAATTTCAATTGACTTCAAACTGACTTCCAGCTGGActtaattgtttgtgtgttgatgttatatttttttatgtgtgataAACATGAAACCGGACTTTTTGAAGACCAAATATGGGCAGACCATTGAGAATGGGGAAGGGCTACACAGCGACGTTTGGAAGGATAAACTTTGTTTCTCCTCAGAAAGGCATCTTCGTCCTGCAGATATAAATCCCCTGAAGAAGCCTGGATCAGTTATGTAAAGCGTCAAAAGTCCAGAGTTTGATATTTTACATCAGACGTAGCAACACGTCGACGTTTCTCCACGTAGTTTACCATCTGTGCCCTTCATTGATATATCattgaatagttttttattCCTCGTATTCTTGAGCTCAAAATACAAATCCTTGGTCTCAGCACATCCCACAGGCTATTTTTCCCAGAATGATCTATTCTTTTACAGTTCAGTAAAAGTTTAACTAAGATGAATCATATATACAGGCACACTTCTCCTACTTTTATGTGACCTGATCCATATTAATCACACATAATAATGATAGAAAAATGAAGTTATATACTGTATCTAGTTCTCTAAAGTCTCTCAGAGTAGCTCTATAcggccaaaagtatgtggacaagCTTGTATGCTcgtttgttttggtgtttcatGGTTCGTTCCTCTCAAATACGTCACAGAGCTTCTGTAAGCATCTGTTTTAATGAAAGATATCGTTATCCTTGTTCTGAAGGCGCTTACTGAATCCTTAGGACTCGTCTAACCATCTGGATGCAGAAAtattttgtctgcattttttttatcccgTTTCCCAGGTTGCAGCACAAGCTACTGCTAAGTATGGCTTAGACTCTTTAGTTCCAGTGAAGAGAAATCTGCAACCATTAGTGGTTTAATCGATTCGTCGATCACGTAAAAATTAAACGGCTGCTATTTTGGTAAtctattaaacatttttgtaaaaaaatgaagcaaaaaaatgcaaaaatacacGTTACAATTACTTAAATGTGAttgtttgctgttattttttggcatgttggtcaaacaaaacaacaacaaaaagacttCCGATATGTTATGGATCAGGCAATAATCGAGAAGTTAAAGTGGAAACAGACaacttttttactattttctatAGCCGTTACAGTCTGCAATCAATACTTACTTCATACTGACaagttaaagcaacaaaactgtttattgacactttaatcaataacaataatagtagtAAGCTTTCTGCATTCCTAGAAATTTAGTTCGTATGCTGCAACGTAAAATAATACGTTAGACAAAAGGCTTCCAACTTTGTATAAACATTTTTCCGTTTCCTGATGATCCTCACAGAACGAGATTCCAAAATCTGCTGCGAAGCGTCTGCATACTTTTGGCCAGTAAAAAAAACGGTACATGATCTGTAATGGTGATTGTTTATCGGAGCGTTTCGGGGGAACCGTTGTTGCTGTTTGTCATATTGTAAACTACAACAACTGTGACTACTGTTAAGGTTGAAACAGACATTCTCACCATAGCAACGTCAtccttttctgctgctgttgacGATACAAATCActtttgttgatttatatttactGATATCATACTGCTGTAATCAGGAGTTCAGGAGTGCAACGATTTTTCTCAACACAGAATAAGTGATGCTTTACCAAAATATACTTTTCTGAagatttaatattaaaatacaataaatgctgtaggttattatttattagaTATAGAAACTGGGAGCCATGATTGGCTGTCACATTGTAAAGACCTAAATGTTCTTGTTATTCCTGGATGGAGAAGGCAAGCTACTACAACGGGTACCATGAGGTACAGTATTACTGCTGCTTGATATTTAAGATGTATGAGAGTTTATGCATTGTTGTTAGAGCcatagaatatttattttatgctttaCATCCAAGATGAAATATTCAGTTGCGGTTTACATCACAAGCCATGAAAGCAGACGAAAAAATTcagtcttttttgtttgttctttatctttgtttcagtattttatcttattgcATTGCACATTTTAACTGTATGTGAAAAACTGAAGTCGGagcatatatacacacagataaCTGAATTTATGGTAACTTATGATAATATTTTAAGGGTTAGACACAAACCagtaaatcagaaaataaatcaggagCACACGGACAATA
This sequence is a window from Anoplopoma fimbria isolate UVic2021 breed Golden Eagle Sablefish chromosome 13, Afim_UVic_2022, whole genome shotgun sequence. Protein-coding genes within it:
- the slc39a14 gene encoding metal cation symporter ZIP14; translation: MLIWSHHGRATTTITLLRTQLMFVLALAVLLCPWGRVTCQGEGRTQSPTQVLQDLLSLYGENSTISVPQLRSMLARISQGQGEGDSESSNVAETPTINTPPKSNSSKCLPADTLAIYSIGEQSRVDEQGLRELCPTMLQQLDAGTCRAQKEEESSVDPSPRPTDGEVWGYGILCVTLISLCSLVGASVVPFMKKTFYKRLLLYFIALAIGTLYSNALFQLIPEAFGFNPMEDMYVSKSAVVFAGFYLFFFTEKVLRVLLKQKNGSHGHSHIPDTDRYSTPDGDVEEGEKEKLQQNGEASSLALGKVDAGEGELMLSPAQTPQDSQSPDSGGRPGRGGCYWLKGTSYSDIGTLAWMITLSDGLHNFIDGLAIGASFTSSVFQGISTSVAILCEEFPHELGDFVILLNAGMSIQQALFFNFLSACCCYLGMGFGILAGNSFSPNWIFALAGGMFLYIALADMFPEMNEVSREEEDAGGRSFLLVFAIQNAGLLTGFAIMLLLTMYSGQIQLG